From one Kwoniella dejecticola CBS 10117 chromosome 2, complete sequence genomic stretch:
- a CDS encoding tartrate dehydrogenase, which produces MAPIAIHSVNDTAAFPDGYAFRPERKNTYKIAQIGADGIGPEVINAGVQAVHAVAKKVGSFKVDFTELDWSSDRYKKTGSYVPADYLDILKQHDAIFFGAVGAPDVPDHISLWGLRLAICQPYMYANVRRTKVLPGTSSPLSNLKPGDLDWCIIRENSEGEYAGHGGRSHRGLDHEIGTEVTIFTRTGIRRIARYAFQVAQSRPRKLLTYVTKSNAMRNGMVLWDEVIKEVAKEFPDVTMDFMLVDAMTVRMTLHPQSLDTILATNLHADILSDLAAALAGSIGIAPTANIDPSRTMPSMFEPIHGSAFDITGMGIANPVGTFWTACEMLDWLGEHEASKILMKAVEQTCADGIKTKDLGGKANTQEVTDAVVERIRAL; this is translated from the exons ATGGCACCCATCGCTATCCACTCTGTCAACGACACCGCCGCGTTTCCCGATGGCTATGCATTTCGAC ctgagaggaagaataCCTACAAGATTGCACAGATTGGTGCTGACGGTATCGGACCGGAAGTGATCAATGCGGGTGTACAAGCCGTTCATGCGGTTGCGAAGAAAGTAGGATCTTTCAAGGTCGATTTCACGGAGCTGGACTGGTCATCAGACAGATACAAAAAGACCGGAAGCTACGTACCGGCAGACTACCTAGATATACTCAAACAACATGACGCTATCTT cttcggcgcTGTCGGTGCACCCGATGTCCCCGATCATATATCTCTGTGGGGATTGAGACTTGCCATCTGTCAGCCATATATGTATGCCAATGTCCG ACGAACAAAGGTTCTTCCCGGCACAAGTTCCCCCCTCAGCAACCTCAAACCAGGAGACTTGGATTGGTGTATCATCCGTGAGAACTCTGAGGGCGAATACGCGGGTCATGGCGGCAGATCCCATAGAGGTCTCGACCACGAGATTGGTACCG AGGTTACCATCTTCACGCGGACTGGTATAAGACGGATTGCTCGATATGCCTTCCAAGTGGCTCAATCGAGACCAAGAAAGCTTTTGACCTATGTCACCAAGTCGAACGCCATGAGGAACGGCATGGTCTTATGGGATGAGGTCATCAAGGAGGTAGCGAAGGAGTTCCCCGACGTG ACTATGGATTTCATGCTGGTAGACGCTATGACTGTCCGCATGACCCTGCATCCCCAATCTCTGGACACCATTCTCGCTACCAACCTTCACGCCGATATACTATCAGATCTGGCGGCTGCTCTGGCGGGATCCATTGGTATTGCTCCAACTGCCAACATTGATCCATCGCGAACCATGCCATCGATGTTCGAGCCGATTCACGGATCGGCCTTCGACATCACAGGTATGGGCATCGCAAACCCTGTAGGAACGTTCTGGACCGCTTGTGAGATGCTAGATTGGTTAGGCGAGCATGAAGCTTCCAAGATCTTGATGAAGGCTGTCGAGCAGACTTGTGCTGATGGCATCAAGACGAAGGACCTGGGCGGAAAGGCAAATACTCAGGAAGTGACCGATGCAGTTGTAGAGCGTATCAGGGCGTTGTAG